The sequence TGAGAAAATGAATGTACATTTAGATACCAAATGATCTTCTAGATATCACACAGCAAAGGAAAAAATCATTCTTTGCAAGTGTCTTCCATGAGCCTTATTTGATGCTTGATTTAAATTACTTGGATCCAGCAACATGTACCTTTCATGTTTCGATAAACAAACGTTGATCTTTTATTAGCAAAAAGTTGTCTGTATTAATCACAAATGATTTATATCTGGCCCAAAGTTATACTTACTACCTTCAAGAGAGTAATAACAcattttttatattatgtatattttttaccaacaggTAATTCTTACCATAtggatacatatatacatacatatatataaaatcaAGCCCAGCTATGTTCAAGGCCAGCTTTTTATTCAAGCCAAGTTCAAGCAGTTGATGAACAGATTGGTTCAACCTCAATTGCTGTCCCTAGTTGGACAATCATCAGACTGTAAAATTCCAGTTGGTGGATGCCAATTTATACATGGATGCATCTATGGATTGCTTGCTAATATGAATGTACACACTATTGTAACGGTTGTTTCTGAAGAAACAGTGCATAATAgacaaaaatatcatttttcacTGCACTATATAAATGAACTTGCCTGGTCTTTTGTGGCACAAGGCCAAATAAATATTGCTCGTCTTACACTGGACAAATATGTCCAAGACACCTTAAGTGTTTGGATGTACCGATCCATAATAGTATATTCAAGTAAGAACTGTATATAAATTTTCAAATTATTATATGAACAAAGAGAAAAACATAAATAcagcaaaaaaatataataacctCCGACTGGAGTCTTCACAGCTTTAGGCTCAGGTTAAATGCAAAAGAGAACAACTTGTCCTTTATACATTAGGTCACAGCACATATAGAAATTCTTCAGTTATGCATTAGTGCAATGTATTACAAAGGCAGCCCAGTGGACAGTCTCTTGCTAATGCATGGTTTAGGAGGATCAATATATGCAGCCTTACTGCTGCAGTTAATCCCACAAGCAAGGAGGTTGTTTCCCCAACTTAATTTAAGTCCTTTCACATCTTATGATCAAACTAAAGAAAATAAAGTTTATGAatgctataaaaaaatatatattggtcCTTTCACATCTAAATGTGCCAACATATCATATTTAAGTTAACTTTCAGTGACTACGTACCTAAGTCcacaaaaaaatattttcgtATTAATAACTATGGTTGTTTTTCACTTTTTCAGTTTTGTGCCCAAAATAGATTAATTTTATGGCTTTCTTGACATATGCCTTACACAGAAAATAAACAATAAGTGGATGCATCGTACTCCTGAATGTCGCTAGGTAATGCAAACTTGTGCTTTCAACAGTTACCTTATTCTGATTTTACTTGACCAGATATTTAGATAAGTATGGGTGCCACTGATAATTATGAAACCCCTATGGATGAATGGCTTGGGGCACATGTATGCATTACTAAACTACAATGCAAGTAGATCTAGTGTTCCTTCTGTACTTCTAAAGCCATTAATGCTTGAGTGAGCCTAGGTGCTAGTGAAGTACAAAGAATTACCAGCAAATATAACAAGACCATCTGCTGATACCCTTGCCAGGTCCGGAAGGGTCTTGTTGAGGTACTTTGAGGATAAGTAATCCAATGAAtctgagacaataacaagggaaaATGATTTTGGCCTGTAGGGTAGAGGAAACTTGATATCAGCTAAACGCACAAAGCCTTTCCGGACAAGGCTCTTGCAGCTACTATCGGCATCTTCCAAATCATATGGTTCCACACCCCAGGCTTCGGTATCTTCTTCTTTCAGCAACATAGAAACAACTGCACAAGAATCCGGACCTACATGCAAAACCTTCCGCATACTATCTTTATAAGCTTTCTTTAAAATAGGTATTGCCTGTAGAACATCTGATGTGCAGGAAACACCTGTTAATATGAGAAAAATAaaacaatcaaaatcaaaagaaagaaagaccaaTCCTTATggacatgtatatacatacttTTGCAAATTAATAGAAACCATAGCATCACTCAAATGCAAACATAACATAGAAGAACAAATTCTGGACACAGATATGACTGCTAACCACTAGAAATTCAGGTTGTTTGCCAAACACTGAGGACAATGAAAAATAACAGCAAGGGGAAGCCATCTCAGTTCACCAAGAATGTTTCGCCAATCCATATTTGATGCGTGATAGCTTGAAGGCTGTGTTTATAGGGCCTCTAGCTAATTTCTGCCTTGATATGTACATTCTCCAATATAACATAACATATTATATCCCCCTTTTGCTAAGTCTTATATAAATTCAGGGGCATATCAGAAAGCTTCCCCTTGATTGCATAAGCTACCCTTTAAGCTTTAGCTTCAATCAATACAAACTTTAAAGGATTGATGTCAGACTGATAAACATTTTATAGTTTCCATGATCTTTAAGCAGTTTTACTATTCAATGTTGTGCTCTACAGTGAACGCTATACTTGATGAAAAAGGCTTCCGTTAAAAAGATCTAGATTAATTCAATTATTTATGCCATACATCTTCAGAAAAACCAAATGTAAGAGAAATGATCTTACTTCCATGTATCATAAACTGCTAGGCCCATTTGTGACGTCCAATGTTTTTGTCATGTCTATGAACTAAGGATACGAAACTAAATAGAGAGTCCATGATTCAAAACAATGGAAGCTGATAAAAGAACTAAGCTAACAacaatttctcaaaacaaaaatattataaataaaaacatgAGTAAAAACATCTCAACAAGAATCGATAATCATGTGATCAGATAAAGGAAATTTCAGTTTATGAGGGAGGAAAAGGTACCTTGACCGCTGCTTATGGCTTCCTTATTACCTCCAAATCCACCTGGTAAATGAAGGGGGGAAAAATAGCTTGTTCAAGCATCATAATTTGGCCAGAGAAGAATTTAAATGAGGGTATTTCATGTCAGTGAATAACAAGCTCTACATCTCAAGATATGAATCAGGAATCTAATTCTTCTCAAAGTTGACAGGAAAGTAGCACGTACCTGAACCTCTGAATAAGTAAAATATCAGACATAATACACCCTAAAATTGCAGAAAGGATAACGCATCAGATTCAATAATGTTTGCGAGTGGTGCATTCGCGTCTGCTAAAAAGCAATGTGCTCCAAGATGAAGAACATACCAAAAGAACCAATCCAGCAGATAGTAAGGGCGAGCTCCGCGACTTTTGATGCAGCGAAGCAATAAGTGGAATACTCCCACTGTCAGTCGCACGTCGAGATGGATTGATTGCTCGCCTTGAGGCCATACCTTCGGTCCTTCGATTCCAATAGAATCGCAAGCCCTAACGCTAATCGAAATAAGCAAAAGAAAAGACAACAAAAACAAATCATTAGGATCAGCATCAACACGATTCCATAAAAGAACAGCACCCAGCAGCATATCAAACACGCCCAAACTAACAACTACAGACTCCATAAACAAATCAAGAATAGTTGCAGAACAACTCCAACTCGAGACCCAATGTGAAAGATGCATGAACTTAATCGAAGGAACTACGCTCCAAGAACGAGCAAAAAGGGTCGAATCCGGGTCGAAGAGAACACGCGATCGGTTAATCCGAAGTCCTGAACGCGAGACGAAACCCCAGTAGGAGATAAACCGATTCCAAAAGCTAATCGCCGACGAGAAAGTTAGAGGAAACCTAGGTTGGTCGTGGGAGGATCAAGGGGAGGTGACGAGTTCCGAGCCAGATCCGGATCCCAACCCTCGCTTCTTCTTCGCTgccttcagagagagagagagagagagagagagagagcaagacgCGAAATCGCGAGGAAGGGATCGCCTACGAAGGAGACACGGGCGAAGGTTGATGTGGCTCCTTTAAAGTGCCGGTATCAACCGTATGATCTCTTGATCAGATTCCTGATACGAGgattttctcaatttttttttataaattataaaaaatactactagtattttttttttatgaattcatATTAAATACTTTTGTTATACAAAATAaattctatttatgatattatttattataaaaaaaaggttAGTTTATTAGAACATATCATTtgatctattaaaaaaatattaatcagaagccacttataaattatttaatttaaaattataaattttctaTTCATTATTAGTGATTATGTTATTTATAGAGTTATTTAATTGTTATATGATATTAATATACCACTGTGCAAAATAGTGAAATTGGATCTTGTTCATTACTAATCTATATTTACTTTTCCCATGATTATTTAGCAAAGTTTACAAATCATAAactactttgattttttttctatgaCACATTCACATTCACATTACAAAATATACCAGAAAGAATCAAATTccataagaaaataatatttaattttaatatcacCTTCCGCCAATTACACTATTTCATAAATCACACTAAATTatatggcttatattaatgttcatgaaaatttagcaaagatttcaaattattatattatttgtaaatttaaaaatattgatgAACTTTATGTTGTGGTCGAGGAGTCAGTACGGTTTGGTCCAATCCCGAATATACAAGGTCGCCCATGCGAAGACTATGGGGTAAGATTGCACGTCCGATCAGGTTGAGCCACGAGCTAAGAGTCATGTTGCAGGTTTCTTTGTCGTCATCCCTTGCACACACGGGTTGAGGTCGAGACGAGGATTTCCCGGCTCGATCCCTCCGAAGCTCAAATTAGCGTTGAATGGAATAAGAGTGAGTTGAGTGTGCCCCAAAAGGTCTCAATGGCTCTGGTCAAGTGGTGGACATTTATACCTACACAACGGGATCGGTTGTACCTCATATGTTAATGATCGTCGACCCCTTAAGCGGTCGGCCTATGCCTCTGTGCGCGGATGCTGATCGACGTGTATGGATCGTCCCCGAATGGTGCAGTCCCAATCATTCTAGAGCAGCTCTGTACTCGACGGTGTCGTTCCGATCGACATATGCGAATCGTCCCCGAGCGGCATCGTCCCGAGCATTTTGGGGTGGCTCCATACTCAACGGCATCGTTCCGAATCTTCCGGAATAACTTCGTACTTGATGATGCCACTTGTATGCCCTGCAAAGATCGAGAGGATGGTCGCATTGTCTGAACTGTTAACGTGGTCTGCCACATCCATTTACAAGTTTCACATCGATGCTACCATGGCTATGATATGCTGTCAAAGAGGATGCTGTCGCCCTATCAAATactttttaatataaatatgttAAAATTAGATATTATCGAAAATTGCTCGACGCAACACATCAGCTTCTTTAATCAATAGAACATCGACAagtttattctaaaaaaaaaaaacactacaaCCATCGTTATAAATCTTTCAATAATTTCTTTCTCTGGTTTCTTCCTCACTTATCTAATATTCTTATACCCATCATCATCTGTGGTATGAGAGGAACATGATTCACGCATTGTGGGCATGAATACTAAACGATTTGTTCTgagtcatgcatgcatgcatatcaaGTGGGGTTCAGAGAACAAAAAGCATATAGAAAGAGGAGCAGAAGAAGCATTTGAGTAGCTTCTGATTCTCCAACAACGCCTTATAACCTATCACGTTATTCTCCCTCATATATGAGGTTATCAACGAGCAACAAAAGTCTTCTGCCACACTGTTCTCTCCAACAAGCATTCCTAGCTGATTCTGATAGCATCTCTAAGAAGCTTGAAGTGGCGGTCACTACAACACTAATCGAATCATATTCTCTGCTTTAAAAGCAGAGCACAAGAATTCTGTATGTTTAGAAGACATTGTCATACCGAAGAAAGGTTGGCTTTACAAAAGTTCAGCATGATTCTGCTCGATTATGGGAATCTATTTTATCTTCCTCTTCTATCAGCCTCATTAACAGTGTGCATGCAATGGGAGCTGTGCTTATGCCAAGTCAACGTCATTAGTGGACTTGGTGAGGAATAAAAGCTGGCAATTCTGATGCAAATCCTGTTTGGTATATCCTCAGCTAAATGCTGCTTGTTCGATTCCCTCATGGGATCCCAGGATTAGTTGTCTCAATCTCAATTTTTATCCTCGTTTGGGGCTTAATTATTTATCCTCTCTAATTTATTTGTCAGATGATAAAATAGGATAAAGGAATGAGCTAATTATTTTTTAGTGTcttgattttttaattaaaaaaattatattgaaatttgATAGGGCACAATTTGACAGCACGCGCCTTGGTACTCGAGCGCAACCACCTCAATGCTAACGAAAAGTTTCGAAGTCGGTGTGGCACACCACGCCAATACAACACTATCCCGAAGAGTGGAATGGCGCCGCTTGGGTACAACACCGTCCCACGAAGAGTGGAACGGTGTCGCTCAAGTACAACGTCGTCCCATGAAGAGTGGAACGGCATCGCTCGGGCATGACAGCGGCACCACTAGAGTATGACATCACCTCGCGGAGGTTGGGACAACGTTGCACGAGTACGATGTCATCCCGCAAAGAATGAAATGAAGCCATTCAAGTGTGATGACGACACCGCTCGAGTACGATGTCGTCCTTGCAAAGAATGGGATGGCGTCGCTCGAGTACACCTCTGCCCCACAAAGGCAGGGACAGCTCTGCTCAGGTGCGACGCCGCACAGGACAATCAGTGTCAGCATGAAAGGTATGGGTTCACCGCTTAAGAGGACGGTAGCCATTAAGAGGCTGGTAACAGCCAACCCCCGCGAGCAGGCATAAAAGCCTATTTCTTAGCCAACACGAGGGGAGCTTTTTGACTCATACATCTACTCTCACTCATTCAACGAAAAGCTAACTTAAACATCAAAGGGGTCGGATCAAGAAATTTTTTTCCCAACCTCGACCTATGTGCAGGAGCCCAACGGCAGAAAAGGTCACCCTCGAGAGACAAGGTTTTAACCTGACTTGACGCATGAGCGGAGACACGAAAGACCCTACGCATCGAGGACCTCGAGACAAAGGACGACATCGGACACGAGACGACCAACGTCAGCTTCTGAGACCCAAGTGCTAGACCAAGCGACCCTACGCATCTGGAATCGACTAAAACCGTGCTGACTCCCCGGCCACGACATAAATATATCGTATCAAAATTTTTATAGTAAAATCTTTTTTAATATTTCGATCCATAggcttaaaaatatttaaaaatatttaatttaatttatcttgATATTATTGACTTTATCTATGAAAGATATATAtgacaatatataaaaaaatgatgaataaaaaattaaatttaataataataatattatgaatGACTATTATGATAATAATCGATGAGAACGATATGATGATCAATTTTATTGATATCGATACAAAaaggataaaattttattttatattaatcaaCGATATTAAGACAAAtgagattaaataatttaattttataactataaaaattttaatataaattttttaaatttaaagaacaagatattaaaaaaattaattatataaattttaatataaaatttttaaatctaaaCATAAGTATACTAAAAGATCTACAATGATAATATAACCCTATGTAATTAGTCCCAAAGATATAGATGAAACAGTATGTGAGCTACCTGCCTTAGAGATATAATACGGTAGAACAGTATATGGCATTGGCTAATTCCAAGGAAAATAAGTTAAAAGCTGTTTATATGTATCATttcatagatctacatttcttcctctctctctctctctctcactcattaAGAATTGCCAGTTCACGTGTTACTGCTACTCTCGGTAGAACTGCATCATCTCGATTGTCTCCTCAGGTCAACGACGACCACGCTGACATTGTCCTCGCTCCCCCTCGCGAGCGCCAGCTTCGTCAGCAGCGTCGCGGCGTCGGAGCACGCGCCGTCGCGACGCTCGCCGGGTACCCTCGCGGGTGAACTGGCCCGCAGGCACATGCGAGCGACGTGGCAGGCCATGTCGTTGGTGACCACGTCCCACAGCCCATCGCTTCCCAGGATGAGGCACTCGTCCTCCTCGCTCCTCTCCGTCACAGTCACCTCCGGTTCCGATGTCACGTACGGCTTCAGGTAGTTGTCCCCTGTTGCCACGACACAGAAGCAATTGATGGTTCTGTTGATCGGTGACGCCGTCCCGTGGACGGTGGCGAGCGATGGAACGATGGTAGAAGGTTGCTTACCGATGGCTCGTGACATGGCGAGCACGCCGAGAACCCTTGCGCCTTCCCAGTAGATGACTCGACCACCGGCCGCCTCGATCCGACTCAGCTCGTCCGGCCGGTCCGGCTGCAACACCCGCATGGCAAAGAAGGATCATCATTCGCTCACGCAGAGCAAGTCAAAGGATACATCTGAACAGGGAAGTCTCTTCTTCGTGGGAATACCTTGTGATCGAAGGAGAGGGGAACGGGAACGCCGCCGCGGCAGAGGACGGCACGCGAGTCGCCGCAGTTGGCGACGACGATGTGGGTAGGTCCCACGACGCCGACGACGGCGGTGGAGCCCACGTTGTCGCACCTTGGCGTCTGAAGCTCGCAGCGGCAGCAGGGGATCAGCCGGTCACTGCCTAACTGCGCCGCCGCCGACGCCTCCGAGTCCATCAGCGAGAAGCTCCGCTCCATCAACCTCGTCCATGCCTCCGGAGGCAGGGGATCAGATCCGAGTCTTGACATCTCCTCAGCCACCAACTCGTGCATCCGATTTCTGCACAACGCCGCCACCTGCACGAACAAAAGGAAAACCATGAGCCCATAATAATTTGAGGCAGaaggccagagagagagagagagagagagagagagtcttacaTGGGAGCAACCATGGCCGTCGTAGACGCCGAAGAAGCTGTGGTTCCTGGCGGCAGCCCGACATGCACGTTTGACGAAGTTCGGGCGGATGGAGACAGCGTCCTCCATCTCCCTCCTCCGGCCGCAAACGGCCATCATCCCATACTTAGGGGGCGACAAATGCGTCAGCTCTGGGTCGCTCGCCCTCTGAGTCACCACTTCCACCCTCGGCTCCTCCGCGCCCTCCACGCCGGGTGACGAGCGGGAGCAACCCAATCGCCGCCTCTTCCCGTCCATCTCCTGCGTCAGATCCAGCGCTTCTGCGCCGGCGAGGATCTTGAACCGGCGGGTCATGCGGCGCCGCCGGTCCAAGCGAGGTCTGGGCGAGCAGGGGTTGGCCAACCGCTCCGCCTGGGTCACGACGTCGCAACAGATCTCTGCCATGTGGAGACGGAACAAACCAAAGAGAGTGTTCGGGAGGGGAGCACCGCTCGTCTTCTTAAGAGCGTAGGAGAGTGCCGGGGAAGGAAGAGGGAATCATTGACGAGGCATGGGCGTGGCGGAGCGGCAACAAAAAGCAGCTGTCGCTGCCCGGGGGCAACTGCCCGTGCCCGGCGGGCCACGCTCCACCCGACAGGCACCTGCCGTCCGTCACGGTCGCAGTCGCAGCTCGTGGACGCGTGGTGGCCGCTCCTCGGACCGCAGGGGGACGCGTGGATTCGTGGGCAGCCCCTAGACGTGTGCGGTCACTCGCATCGGATCTTATCGTATCTCGTTTGCCTTCCgtcagatttttttttcctttttctcctcctttttattTTCCCTCCCCGTCATTGCCCTGTGAAGCCACACCATCAGATAACGCCTTGACCCGACCGTAGTCGTCATGTAATATCCAATTAAATCGGATTTTAAAAGGGTATAagagaatattattattattttctttaatgTCGAGGATCGAATCACTGACGTGTAGGAAAATTCCTCGTGGACGCCAACCGTCTTGGAGGAAACGATATGCTCTTCGTCGATCCCGTACAGCGAGCCACGTACGTGTTCTCTTGTCCACCGCACACGTCAACGATGTCATATCTTGTGCGGTTTGTCCATTCCCAAGACTTCGTGAGCTGATCCATTACGTGTCCAAGATCTTGTAGCATCAACCGTTCTCTTGTCATGTGCTTTCGATGATGCCAAACACGGAACACACGCACAAGCTCTTCATGCCACAGTTCACGGCCAGATATCAAATGACACGACTCACGATCAACGAAATGTCATGAACACTAAAGTATTTAAGGAGCAACAAATTAACCGAACATTTGGATGGATTGGGCTAAAGTATATATTGAGGGTTCATTAGTGTGCATCGAACGGCTCATAACATCCCTCTCAGGCTATAATAGTCGTGCATCTTTAGAGGGGAAATAGGCAAAAGAATTAGTCAACATTTCTATTACGGCCTTCTCTTTATGTTCGTTAGGATGAGAAAACTTGGCTTTTCTTTTTTCTGTCTGTTATTTGTTGTTATTACAGGGGCCCGCTGGGCCAGGCTGTCCGATATCGAGATGGGCTTTCTCGTAAATTGACGGTCAACGACGAATCACGGGCTCGGCCCGACCCGAGACGTCTTGTCTGACCCACGTGATCCGGATCAAGCTCGATCGCCGTTTAACTAACGCCGTGAAGCGTATAGAGCCAACGACAATTCGCCACGTCGACGAAGCAGTTAGAACGCCGTCTGGGGAGAGCTATGCCGTGCCATCAAGCGTCCGAAGCACGCCATCACGCACGCGCCCCCGCTGCCGAAATCGTCGACCGCTTCAAGTCTCCCCCCTTTTGCCTTCCCTCCTCAGGCCGTCCTCCTTTTCCCCACCCAAATCCCCGAGTCATCGCGGGGTTTGGGTGCAAATTAAGTAAGGGACTTGGATTACGTAGggaatttgtatttttttttctcgtCTTGGTTGCTGGGATTTTTTTGGGATACCCGGAGATCGGATTCTATCTGCAATCGAGCGATTTTTTTGATAGCTTGACCGGTGTTGTTGAGGTAATTTCTTGAACGAATTCGGATTTTTAGGGCTTCCATTGCAGATCGATTCGTTTTTGAGTTCAAAGCTTGGATCTTTACAAGGGATTCCTTTCCTCCCCCGGAGCTTCGTCGTCGCCTTCGCTTGCTGTCGATGATGACTTCTATGGCGACGGCGCCGTCGTACTGGTGTTACCGTTGCAGTCGCTTCGTCAGGGTTTGGCCCCGGGACGCAGTCGTCTGCCCCGACTGCGGCGGCGGCTTCCTCGAGGAGGTGGATTCGCCTCCCCGCCCCCTTCCTGTCTCTGCAGCCAGCGCGGAGCCTCGTCGCCGCCGCTTCCCCTCCGCCGCCGTCGACAGAGCCGGCGTTAGGCGGCACCACCGTTCGTCCACTGGCGAACGCTCCCCTTTCAACCCCGTCATCGTCCTCCGCGGTCCGCCCGAAGGTCGAGGCGATGCGGATCGTGCCGCCGGCAACAGCTTCGAGCTCTACTATGATGACGGCTCCGGATCTGGCCTCCGCCCCTTGCCGGAAAGCATGTCGGACTTCTTGATGGGATCTGGGTTTGAGCGACTACTCGACCAGCTCGCCCAGATCGAGGTCAATGGATTCGGTGGGGGCGGTGGCTTCGAACACCCACCGGCTTCGAAGGCTGCCATCGAATCGATGCCCACCATCGAGATCGCTGACGGCCACATCATGATGGAATCCCATTGTGCCGTCTGCAAGGATCCCTTTGAGCTCGGAGCTGAAGCCCGTGAGATGCCCTGCAAGCACATCTACCACCAAGATTGCATCTTGCCATGGCTCTTGCTCAGAAATTCTTGCCCTGTTTGCCGCCATGAGATGCCGACAGATGCACCGGAAAGGGGTATGGCAGAACCGGATGCCGATGAGCAGACTCACGTCGCTGGCAACGAGGAGGAGATGGTGGGGCTCACCATATGGAGGCTTCCTGGTGGTGGGTTTGCCGTTGGGAGGTTTACTGGTGGCAGGAGAGCAGGGGAGAGGGGACTTCCAGTCGTTTACACAGAGGTGGATGGTGGATTCAGCACCGGTGGAGCACCGAGAAGAATATCATGGTCCTCCAGAGGGAGTCGGTCGAGGGAGGGTGGAGGAATTGGTCAAGCATTCCGCAGTTTTTTCTCATTCTTCAGGCGTTTGAGATCTTCTTCCACCACTTCGTCGAGATTGAGCTCTGAATCTCGTTCAACCTCTACCTCTTCTCTTAGAAGCAGGAGGCATTCAATCTTCAGTAGGAGTTCGCGGAGCCGCACCACTAATTGGGCATTGGAGGATGGGAATGCAAGTGCAATTGCAAGATGGTGATGATGACAAAGAACTTGGAAAGATCAGCTTCTTCTCTCCTTGGCTTCAATTCCTCTACAAAACTGTAATTACTTGATCCTTCAAGAGGAGTGAAAATGATTGTGTAAAAGGTGGAGATGGGTGGTCTCTAGACATGATTCAACTGTAATTAGAGAAGAGCTAAATGACAAAGCATCTTCGCGGTTCTAGCTCCTCTGGGCTTCATTACATATTCTGATCTCTTTTCCACACAGAGGAGGCTGTAACTTTTCAGGAGTCATAATGTTATGAAGGTATATACCTTCTTGTAGTGCccttatttcaaaatttataatgtttgagctcttatttcaaaaattataatgTTTGACATTCTATCTTCTGGTGTTGTTTCGTATGTTCAATGTTCTTTTCGAGTTTATGATCAGCAACTTGAACGGAGGTTTTATCTACTTTAAATTTCCAATTTTATGCTTGCTGAAGTTATCAATTTAGTACTACTCCAGAGATGAGAAGATTCTGATGTTTACTTTATCCTTGCTCATACTCAGATAATTATA comes from Musa acuminata AAA Group cultivar baxijiao chromosome BXJ3-3, Cavendish_Baxijiao_AAA, whole genome shotgun sequence and encodes:
- the LOC135634254 gene encoding probable pectin methylesterase CGR2, producing the protein MASRRAINPSRRATDSGSIPLIASLHQKSRSSPLLSAGLVLLGVLCLIFYLFRGSGGFGGNKEAISSGQGVSCTSDVLQAIPILKKAYKDSMRKVLHVGPDSCAVVSMLLKEEDTEAWGVEPYDLEDADSSCKSLVRKGFVRLADIKFPLPYRPKSFSLVIVSDSLDYLSSKYLNKTLPDLARVSADGLVIFAGYPGQQRVKVSELSKFGRPAKFRSLSWWRRYFIQTGFEENETAIKKFEQVSTKSSYQPSCQVFHVSS
- the LOC135632690 gene encoding probable protein phosphatase 2C 68; its protein translation is MAEICCDVVTQAERLANPCSPRPRLDRRRRMTRRFKILAGAEALDLTQEMDGKRRRLGCSRSSPGVEGAEEPRVEVVTQRASDPELTHLSPPKYGMMAVCGRRREMEDAVSIRPNFVKRACRAAARNHSFFGVYDGHGCSHVAALCRNRMHELVAEEMSRLGSDPLPPEAWTRLMERSFSLMDSEASAAAQLGSDRLIPCCRCELQTPRCDNVGSTAVVGVVGPTHIVVANCGDSRAVLCRGGVPVPLSFDHKPDRPDELSRIEAAGGRVIYWEGARVLGVLAMSRAIGDNYLKPYVTSEPEVTVTERSEEDECLILGSDGLWDVVTNDMACHVARMCLRASSPARVPGERRDGACSDAATLLTKLALARGSEDNVSVVVVDLRRQSR
- the LOC135633966 gene encoding E3 ubiquitin-protein ligase RDUF1-like, translated to MMTSMATAPSYWCYRCSRFVRVWPRDAVVCPDCGGGFLEEVDSPPRPLPVSAASAEPRRRRFPSAAVDRAGVRRHHRSSTGERSPFNPVIVLRGPPEGRGDADRAAGNSFELYYDDGSGSGLRPLPESMSDFLMGSGFERLLDQLAQIEVNGFGGGGGFEHPPASKAAIESMPTIEIADGHIMMESHCAVCKDPFELGAEAREMPCKHIYHQDCILPWLLLRNSCPVCRHEMPTDAPERGMAEPDADEQTHVAGNEEEMVGLTIWRLPGGGFAVGRFTGGRRAGERGLPVVYTEVDGGFSTGGAPRRISWSSRGSRSREGGGIGQAFRSFFSFFRRLRSSSTTSSRLSSESRSTSTSSLRSRRHSIFSRSSRSRTTNWALEDGNASAIARW